The Novosphingobium humi DNA window GCCCGGTAGCGGCGGTGGCCGACCAGAAGGAAGTGCGCGACATCGCCCATGTCCGCGTGGCCGCGCATCGTGAACATACGCTCACGCTCTTGTTCGACCGTCATTCGAGTCTGGACGAGCGAATCTTTGCCGAGCAGTTTCAGGTGTAATCCCGCGATTAAATCCACCGACTTTTCCACATGATAGGCAAAAAAATTCCATTCCGTGCCAATGCAGGCTTGTCAAAGCCGGACAAGATGGTATTGGCGCGCACCTGCCCGGTTCGCCGGACTGTTCCCTGATAGCTCAGCGGTAGAGCTCTCGACTGTTAATCGAGCGGCCGTAGGTTCGAATCCTACTCAGGGAGCCATTTCATCACTTGGGTTATCGGCCCCGGCGATGAAACCATACACCGCCCGGCATCGCCGGACTGTTCCCTGATAGCTCAGCGGTAGAGCTCTCGACTGTTAATCGAGCGGCCGTAGGTTCGAATCCTACTCAGGGAGCCACCCTTCATAAAGACCAGCGACAAAGCGCCGCGCGGCGCATTTTGCCTCCCCTGCGCAAAAACACGCTTAATTTGCATTCACCCCATTTTGCAGCGCCTGTTTAACAAGGAGCAATGCATAGGCTGTTTCCAGACCCCGTCAGGAAGCCCGATGCCGACCCAAACCCTCCATCCGCGCGACGCGCGCCATCTGCTGCGATGGCGCCCTGCCCATCTGCTGCTGGCGCTTTTCCTGCTGGCGGGGGGCACGGCGGCATGGCGCATGATGGAAACGAGCCGCCACTTCGTCGAAGGCGGCGTTCAGGTCGAGACAGAGGGGACGAAGGGCACGATCAGCGGCGGCGAACTGGTGCTGGACCTGCCGGTGACAGTCTATAACGGCACCGATTCGGCCATCGTCACGGTTAACATGTGGACCGAGGCCTTCGCCTGCCCCGATGAGGATTCGCCCCGGCGCGCTTGCACCCGGCTGCATTCGAGCGAACAATCCATCGACATGCATGTCCAGCCCGGATCATCGGGCAGCGAAAGCCAGCAGATCCGCACCGGACTGCCCCAGACCATGGCCGGCGACCATGTCCGCGTCAAACGCCGCCTTACAGGCATTACCAGCGATGTCGAAAGGGCCGAGCAGCATCAGGAAGGGCCGTAAGTGTCAATGACGCAAGGGTTTGCCCTGGGCCGATTGCTTAATTCAAAATAACCACAATCTCAGCGATTGAGCCTAAACTGGCGGCGTCCTCTCCTTGCTCAGGGTCTCGCCATGTCCACCTTCGCGCTCACCCAATGCTGGTTCACCCGCCGCCACTCGCCCGATCACAAGGCCAGGGACCGGATCGACGGGGCCTTTTATGCCCATTGCAACCATTGCCGCCGCCCGATCTTCAGCGTGGATGGCACGACATGGCATATCAACGGCGGGTTCAATGTGGATGCGCTGGGCGATGGGGCCAGTTTCTTTCTCTCGGTCGATGATCCGGCCGAGGGCATGACCATCGCGCGCATTCCCATCCATCCGGAGGCCAGCGAGGAGGATGTCGATGCGCTGATCGAGCAGGCCTGCAAGGACTATGCGATCGGCGAGGAAGGCACGACGCTGATCCTGCGCGACCATCGCCACCACAAGGGTGCGAAACGGTCCAAAAAGGCGTTGTAAGGAAAGCCCTCAGCAGGCGGCGCGGAAACGGCCCGGAGGCGTCGATCCATGCGCCTCATGCATCTTGGCGATATTCTGCGCCAGTTCTTCCATCAGAAAGCCGCGGTCGAACACCAGCCCATGGCGCGGCTGCTGACGCCAGACCACCTTGGCGTGGATGGGAGGGAAGCCGACAGTCTCGATCCGCACCGGTTGGCGCAGCATCAAGCGCTCAGGGCATTCGATACAGGCGCCTTGCTGGGAAATGTCGCGCATCATCGCGCGGATCTGCTGGCCATTGGCAAAGACGATTGCTTCGGCATCGGTTTTCAGCCGGATCTGCCGCTTGGCATAGAGGCCGCATTTGTCATCCAGCAGGCGCTGGACATTGATCATGTCGAAGAACCGGAAACCGGCGTGATCGTCGCGGTTCCACATCAATTCCATGGGAAAGCGCTCGCCGCTCGATGTTTCCAGCGCCAGCGAACTGTATGAAGGCAGCGGATGAAACAGGCGCACTTTGCAACCGGTGGCCGAGGCATCGCGCAGCACGCAAAGATATTCGCGCCCATCAATGATCAGCTTGGCCGAACGCACCAGCAGCGTGAAACGCGGCGCACCACGCAATTCCGCGCCCGACGCCTGCCCGACCTCAGGCGCGGAAAGCGCGGTCATTTCGGGACGGAAGACGTCGTGACTCACCGATTGATCCACCTGCGATAGTTGGCCGCAGGAAAGGAGGCGAAACCCCTTCCCCCTGATTGCATCCTATACATTGCAGGAAATGGTAAAGCGGTTATGAACATGCCGTGAGTAATCGCCAATAAGTACGAAAATTGGCGGTTTAGTCTGCGCCAATACCTGCAAATTGGTTAATGTGCAAAGCATACAGTCCTTTGCACGGCGGCCATCGATCACCGCCGCAACCGGGCGGGCGCATCACGCCCGCCCCGCTGTTTCAGACCACAGCCCCATGACAATGCTTGTATTTCTGACCCGACCCGCAAGGGCAAGGCGCATTGCGCGAATAGGCCGGATCAATCCGCGACGGATCGAAACCGGAAGGATCGAAACCGGACTGGGCGGCAGGAACCGCATCATTCTGCCCGGTGAAAGGATCGATATGCGTGGTCAGGAAATCGGGCAGTTCGGGCAGCGCGGCCGGTTCGGGTTGCGAGAACTGCAACTCGGCGGTCGACAGGATGCGCGTCACATCCTCACGGATCTGCTCGATCATCCGCTCGAACAGGCCGAAAGCCTCCTGCTTATATTCATTGATCGGCGTTTTTTGCGCATAGGCGCGCAGGAACACCACCTGACGCAGCGCATCGAGCGTGGCCAGATGCTCCTTCCAATGGTGGTCCAGCCGTTCGAGCAGCACGCTCTTTTCCACCTGACGCCAGATTTCCGGATCGTTGCGGGCGATCTTGTCGGCCATATGCGCGTCGGCCATTTCGGCCAGACGTTCCTCGATGGTCTCCGGCTCGATCCCGTCCTCGGCATGGACCCAGTCGGCAATCGGCGCCTCGATGCCCAGCGTAAAGCGCGCGGCATTGGTCAGGCCCTCGATATCCCACACTTCCGGGTAAGACCCCGGAGGGCAGGCCGTGCCGACCAGCGCGTTGACCGTATCGTGGCGCATGTCGTGAACCACTTCGTCCATGGCCTGCGCGTCCATGATGTCGGCGCGCTGTTCATAGATGACCTTGCGCTGGTCATTCATCACGTCATCATATTCGACGACCTGCTTGCGCACGTCATAATTGCGCGCTTCCACCTTTTTCTGCGCCGTCTCGATGGCCTTGGACAGCCAGCGCGAACCGATCGCCTCGCCATCGGCCAGATTGCTGTTCATCAGCTTGGAGAACATCGTGTCCGGGCCAAAGATGCGCAGCAGATCGTCCTCAAGGCAGAGGTAGAATTTCGACAGGCCGGGGTCGCCCTGACGGCCCGAACGGCCGCGAAGCTGGTTGTCGATGCGGCGGCTTTCGTGGCGCTCGGTGCCGATCACGCAAAGCCCGCCGGCCGCCAGCACCTTTTCCTTCTCGGCGTCGATCTCGGCTTTGAAACCGGCGATGATGGCGTCGCGCTCCGGCCCTTCGGGCATGTCGCGCAATTCATCCTCGATGCGGAATTCCAGATTGCCGCCCAGCTTGATGTCGGTCCCGCGCCCGGCCATGTTGGTGGCGATGGTCACGGCGCCCAGACGGCCCGCCTGCGCCACGATATGGGCCTCCATCTCGTGGAAACGGGCGTTGAGCACATTGTGCTTCACACCTTCCTTGGTCAGGAATTCGCTGAGCAGTTCGGACTTTTCAATCGAGACCGTACCCACCAGCACCGGCTGCCCGATCTCGTTCTTTTCGCGGATCAGCTTGGCAATCGCGGCAAACTTGTCGAGCGTGTTCTTGTAGAACTCGTCCTCTTCGTCGATGCGCTGCACCGGAACGTTGGTGGGGATGGTCACCACGTTCATCTTGTAGATGTCGAAGAATTCGGCAGCTTCGGTCGCCGCCGTGCCGGTCATGCCGCAAAGCTTGGGATACATGCGGAAATAGTTCTGGAAGGTGATCGAGGCCATCGTCTGGTTTTCCGGCTCGATCTTGACGCCTTCCTTGGCCTCGACCGCCTGATGCAACCCGTTCGACCAGCGGCGGCCGTCCATCATGCGCCCGGTGAACTCGTCGATGATAACGACCTTGCCGTCCTTGACGATGTAATCAATGTCGCGCTTGAACATGACATTGGCCTTCATCGCCTGATCGAGGTGATGAACGACCTGTGTGTTTTCAATGGCATAAAGGTTGCTGCCTTCCAGCAGCCCCGCGCTTTCGAGCAGGCGCTCGGCCTTTTCCACGCCATCCTCGGTCAGCGTGACATTCTTCGACTTTTCATCGGCCTCATAGGTCGATTCGTCGGCAATCAACTGGCGCACCACCGCATCGACCGAGACGTAGAGGTCGCTCTTGTCATCGGTGGGGCCGGAAATGATCAAGGGCGTGCGCGCCTCGTCGATCAGGATCGAGTCCACTTCGTCAACAATCGCGTAATTGAACGGGCGGTGGACCATCTGATCGCGATCATGCTTCATATTGTCGCGCAGATAGTCAAAACCCAGCTCATTGTTGGTGGCATAGGTAATGTCGCAATTATACGCCTCGCGCCGCTCATATTCGTTGAGGTTGGGCACGATCACGCCCACGCTCAGGCCGAGGAAATTATACAGCACGCCCATGGTTTCCGCGTCGCGGCGGGCCAGATAGTCGTTGACCGTAACGACATGCACGCCCTTGCCTTCCAGCGCGTTCAGATAAACCGCCAGCGTCGCCACCAGCGTCTTGCCCTCGCCGGTACGCATTTCGGCGATTTCGCCCCGGTGCAGCACGATGCCGCCGATCATCTGCACATCGAAATGGCGCATCCCCATGCAGCGCTTCGAGGCCTCGCGCACCACGGCAAAGGCTTCGGGCAGGATATCGTCAAGACTGCGCCCGCCCGCGATTTCCTCGCGGAACTTGGCGGTCATGCCGCGCAATTCCTCATCGCTCATTTCGGCCAGTTGCGGTTCATAGGCGCCGATCTGGCGCACCATCTTGTCGAGCGATTTGACGTAACGATCGTTCGACGAGCCGAAGATCGACTTGGCAAGCTTGGAAAACATGGGAAAATTCCTGAAGACAGATAGGGGTATGGGGCACCGGCACATGCGGCGCGCGCCCATGGAAAAGGACATGAGGAAAAGCGCAGAGGCGCCTTATTCGCGGGCGCGATCCACCCGCAGCCGCACCGAAGGCGCGGCATAGGCCAGCGCCAAGGGCGCGCGGGCCGCCTCGATCAGCCGGGGCTGCGCAGGCCGCGTAATCTCGCGCGCATGGGCCACCACATGGGCCGAGACCCGCGCCGCGCCCGCGCCCTGCATCGTGGCCGCAATGGCCGGACGCGCGGCAAAAGCGCGCGCATCCGTTTCCGGCGCCATCGCGGCAAGACCGGAAACCATAGCCAGAAAAGATAACAGCAGCCGAAGCATGGCACGGGATATAGGCAGGACTATGGCCGCCGTCTAGGGCGTATGCTTTATGGTTCCACCACCAGCGATTGCCGCAAGGTCACATGGCGGCGCACCGGATTGCCCTGCGCATCCTTGAAGGGTTCGCGAAAGCGGACCGCCGGACAGCCCTCTCCGATCTGCTTGAACCTGGCCTCCATCGCGCCCGTTGCCTTTTCGACGTGGCATTCGGTCTGGCGACCATCGGTTTCGACCACATAGTGAAAGATCAGTTCTCCCGGCTGGGGCAGGGTCGCGGGCGGAGGCAGAATCCAGCGCGTGCGGTTGGTATAGCTGCCCGCCACCGGCTTGCCCGCGCCGTCCAGCGCTGGTTGGAACTGAGCCCGCGCACTGATCAGATCGCAGGTCGCGCGGTCCAGCGCCGCCGATCCGCTGGTGGACACCACCACGCAATTGTTGACCGCCCCCTTGGCATCGATGGTCAGCGTGAAGCCGACAACCCCCGATTCGCCGTTTTTCACCGCAAGGGCCGGATAGTCGCCGGGGCGGATCCATCCCGCCGTCCCGTCCTTGGGTCGCGGCCCGCGCGGCAGGGTTTCCACCGCGCTCTGCGGGGGCGGCATCAAGGGCGCGGGCGGCACGCTCACCACGGATGGCGCGGCCACGGCTTGTTGCAAGAAAATCAACCCCAAAGCCAGCATAACCTGTCTCCCTAAGCCCGGCCGAGACTAGAGACGCCGCCCACCGCATACAAGGGCAAGCTTGTCTGTGCGCCCATTCTGGGCCAAGTCCGCGCGCCATGTCCCAAACCACACGCACCGCCGCCCCGGTCGGCCGCCTACCCCTGCTTGATGCCCTTCGCGGGGTGGCCGCGCTGGGGGTGGTGCTGCATCATGAAGCCCCGCTGTACGGCGCGCCGGGCCTGTTTCCGCGCGCCTATCTGGCGGTGGATTTCTTCTTCATGCTTTCGGGCTTCGTGCTGACGCTGGCCTTTGAGCCGAAATTGCGCGGCGGATTGAAGGCGTCCGATTTCATGCTCCGGCGCGCGGCGCGGTTGTGGCCGGTGCTGGCGGTGGGCGTGCTGATCGGGGCGGGATGGCGGCTGTCGGTCGGAGCCACCGGGCATCTGTGGCTGCTCACGCTCTGCGGCCTGCTGCTGGTGCCGCTGCGGCGGGGGCCGGGCGGCTTGTTTCCGATCAACGGTCCGCAATGGTCGCTGGCCTATGAACTGCTGGCCAATGCGGTGCATGCGCTGGTGCTGGCGCGGCTCGGCAATCGGCTGCTGCTGGTTTTCGTGCTGGCCTGCGCGGCGGTGCTGGCGTGGGGCGCCTATGTGTGGGGCTCGGTGGGGCTGGGCGATACGGGGCGCAACTGGTGGGGAGGTTTTGCGCGGGTGGGCTTCGGCTATGGGCTGGGCGTGTGGCTGGGGCGGCAATTTGCCGCGGGGCGCGTGCCGGTCGCGCCTTTGGGGGCCTGGGCGGGCGGCCTGCTGCTGCCGCTCGCGCTGTTCAGCCTGCCCTGGTGGCCGCTGAGCGTGGTGCCGGGCGATCTGCTGGGGGTGTTTGTGATCTTTCCTCCGGCCTTGTGGTGCGCGGCCCATGTGTCGCTGCGTGGGCCGGGGTTGAGGATTGCCGATGCTCTGGGGCGGCTGTCCTATCCGGCCTATGCCATCCATGGGCCGGTGCTGATCTGGGGGGCATCGCTGGCGCGGGCCCATGGGGCGCAGGCCGCGATGATCCGCCCGCTGACGCTGGTCGCCGTGCTGGTGCTGGCGGTCTTGCTGGCGATCAGCCCGCTGGCCCATGGGATTCCTGCCCATCGGTTTACAAGGCGCCGGAAAGGTTGAAGTGATGGGCATCAGGCGCTAACCCGCGTGGCCATGTCACACGCCATCTCTCCGCTTGCCACGCCCTTCCCTGCCCTGCCCGCGATTGCCGGGGCCACGCCGCGCGTGGCCCGCGCGCGATACAAGGAATGGGACCGCTGCGACCTGACCTATGTCGAGCTGGACGAAAACACCGCCGTGGCGGGCGTTTTCACACGCAACATCTGCTGTTCGTCCGAGGTGGAACTGGGCCGCGCCAATGTGAAGCAGGGCCGCGCGCGGGCGCTGATCGTCAATGCGGGCAATTCCAATGCCTTCACCGGCTATCGCGGGCGCGAGGCGGTCGAACAGATCATGGATCAGGTCGCGGCCCATCTGGGCTGCGCGCGCGAACAGGTGTTTGTGTCCTCGACCGGCGTGATCGGCGTCCCCCTGCCCAAGGACAAGGCCAAGGAAGGCGTCAACAATGCCCTGACCACCGCGCCCTGTTCGTGGGAGGATGCCGCCAACACGATCGGCACCACCGACACTTTTGCCAAGGGCGCGACCGCCACGGCCATCATCGGCGGCAAGACCGTGACGTTTTCCGCCATCATCAAGGGGTCGGGCATGATCGCCCCGGATATGGCCACGATGCTGGGCTATATTTTCACCGATGCGGCGATCAATCCTGTGTTCCTTCAAGAACTGCTGACCAAGGCCGCCAACGAGACCTTCAACTGCATCACGGTGGACAGCGACACCTCGACCAGCGACACGGTGCTGGCCTTTGCCACCGGCAAGGCGGGCAACACGATCATCAATTGCGAAGGCTGCGAGGGCGCCGACGCCTTTGCCGCAGCGCTGACCGATGTGTGCCGTCAACTGGCCCATCTGGTGGTCAAGGATGGCGAGGGCGCGCAGAAATTCATCGCCGTTTCCGTCACCGGGGCGGTTTCGGATGAGAGCGCGCGGCGGATCGGCATGGCGATTGCCAATTCGCCGCTGGTCAAAACCGCCATCGCGGGCGAGGACGCCAATTGGGGCCGCATCGTCATGGCCGTGGGCAAGGCGGGCGAGCCTGCCGACCGCGACCGCCTCTCCATCGGCTTTGGCGGCGTGTGGCAGGCCAAGGACGGCCAGCCCCTGCCCGATTATGATGAGGCCCCGGTGGCCGCCCATCTGAAAGGTCAGGAGATCAGCATCGAGGTTGATATCGGCCTTGGCGAAGGGCGCGCCACGGTTTGGACCTGCGACCTGACGCATGGCTATATCTCGATCAACGCCGATTACCGGAGCTGACGCGCATGCTGACAATCTGGGGTCGATTGAACTCGCATAATGTCAAAAAGGTCGTCTGGGCGGCGGTGGAAACCGGGCAGGAATGGGTGCGCCATGATATCGGCGGCTCGTTTGGCTACAGCCCCGAATATCTGGCCATGAACCCCAACCGGCTGGTGCCTACGCTGGTCGAGGACGATTTCTCGCTGTGGGAATCGAACGCCATCCTGCGCTATCTGGCCGATGCCCATGCGCCGCATCTCTGGCCGCAGGGCCTGCGCGCGCGGGCTTTGGCGGACAAGTGGATGGACTGGCAATTCACCTTTGCCGATGCGCAGCGTGACGGTTTCCTGCAGATGGTGCGCGTGGCCGAGGCCGACCGCGATGCCGCCAAGATCGAGCGCACCATTGCCGAGACCAACAAGCTGATGCGGATCATGGATAATGCGCTGGCGGGTCAGGAATTCCTGACCGGAGCGGATTTCGGCATCGCCGACATTCCGATGGGCGCCTATGCCTACACATGGTTCAAGCTGGGCTTTGCGCGCGAGGATGTTCCCCATATCCGTCGCTGGTTTGACGCGGTCAGCGCCCGCCCCGGCTTCCAATATGTCGCCATCCCCCTCACCTGAAAGGCGCGATCCATGACCGATACTTTGAGCGAAGCCGTCCATGATGTGATGGCCGATGCGGCGGCCCGCGCCATCCGTCCGCGTTATCAGCATCTGGCCGCCGCCGACATCATCGAGAAAGCCGCCGACGATCTGGTGACGGTTGCCGACAGGGAGAGCGAGGCGATTCTGGCCGAGGGTCTGGCCCGCATCCTGCCCGAGGCGGCGATTGTGGGCGAGGAGGCGGCCTTTGCCGATCCCTCGATCATGGGGCGTCTGGGCAGCGACCTGTGCTGGATCATCGACCCGCTGGACGGCACCAACAATTTCGCCCATGGCCGCGCGCCTTTCGGCATCCTTGTCGCGCTGGCGCAGGGGGGCGAGACGATTGGCGGCTGGATCTATGATGTGCTTTCGGGCCGGTTCTGCCATGCGCGGATCGGCGAAGGGGCCTATCTCAACGGCGAGCGCCTGACGGCCCGCCCCACCGGGCAAAACCCGGCGATTGCGGCGATCTCGGTCATCTTTGCCGATCCTGCGCGCCGCGCCGCGCTGATGGATCACATTGCGCCCCATTACCAACTGGTCGACATCCCTCGCTGCGCCGCCGAGCAATATCCGCGTCTGGCCACGGGCGTGAATGATGTGTCGCTGTTTGAACGCACGCTGGCGTGGGATCATGCCGCGGGCGTATTGTTCCTGAACGAGGCGGGCGGCAAGGCGGCGCGTTTTGACGGCACGCCCTATCGCGTGGACGAGGACCGGCGGGGCCTGATCGGCGCCTCCTCGCCGGCGCTGTGGGACGAACTGGCGGAACGGATGGCGGCGATTTGATCTCCGGCTACATCCCCCTCGCGCTGCTGCTGGTCAATGCGCGCACAATCCATCTGTTCTGGCAGGACAAGCGCTATGCCCGCGAGGGCCGCCGCCGCATCCCGGAATCCAGCCTGCTGATGATGGCGGCCATCGGCGGGACGCCGGGGGCGTTGATCGCCCGGCAGTGGTTTCGCCATAAAACCCGCAAACAACCGTTTTCAACCCATCTGTGGTTGATCGCGGCGATACAGGCGGGACTGTTGATCGGGTGCTTTGTGCCTTACTGAATGGCAAAGGGGGCGCCGTTGCCGACGCCCCCTGTTGCTTTGCCGGATGGCTCAGGCGATCAGAGCGCGCCCTGAATCCATGCCTTGAGCTGGCTCTTGGGCGCCGCGCCCAGCTTTTGCGCCACCGGCTTGCCATCCTTGAACACCAGCAGCAGCGGGATCGACTGGACGCCGAACTGGCTGGCGGTTTCGGTGTTTTCCATGATGTCCACCTTGGCGATGGTCACTTCCTCGCCCAATTCCTCGCTCAATTCCTCCAGAGCCGGGCCGATCATCTTGCAAGGCCCGCACCAGTCGGCCCAGAAATCGACCACGACCGGCTTGTCAGAAGCCAGCACGTCGGTGGAAAAGCTTGCGTCGGTAACCTTGATCGTGGCCATGGCCTGAAATCTCCTGAAATGTTGTGTCTAAGATAGTCGATGATGGGGCGGGCGCAACCACCCTAGGGCGTCAAGCTTTCCTGCTTGGGCCGCAAGCTGGCCTTGTGCGGCGCCAACAGGTCCGCCGACAAGGTGATCAGATGCGGCCCGGTGGTATAGAGCAGCGCCGCCTCGACCCGCCGCCCCGGATAGGCGACCTCAAGCGCCGCGACATAGGCCGCCATCTGGCGCAGGATCGCGACGGAAACCTGCGCCGCACTGGTGGCCGGGCGCCGCGCGGTCTTGAAATCGATCAGGCGGATCAGATCGGGCGTGATCAGCAAGCGGTCGATGGTCCCGGCCACCACCTGCGGGCCCACCGTGGCGGCAATCGGCACTTCGGCCAGAGCATCCGGCCCGAACAGGTCGGCCCATTGCGGATTGGCCAGCACGTCGATGGCGGCCTGCGCCATGTCGCGATGGGCCGCCTCGTCCAAATCGCGCGCCTGTCGGCCCAGCCATGCCAGCGCCGCGCCCATCG harbors:
- a CDS encoding PilZ domain-containing protein — its product is MSHDVFRPEMTALSAPEVGQASGAELRGAPRFTLLVRSAKLIIDGREYLCVLRDASATGCKVRLFHPLPSYSSLALETSSGERFPMELMWNRDDHAGFRFFDMINVQRLLDDKCGLYAKRQIRLKTDAEAIVFANGQQIRAMMRDISQQGACIECPERLMLRQPVRIETVGFPPIHAKVVWRQQPRHGLVFDRGFLMEELAQNIAKMHEAHGSTPPGRFRAAC
- the secA gene encoding preprotein translocase subunit SecA, whose amino-acid sequence is MFSKLAKSIFGSSNDRYVKSLDKMVRQIGAYEPQLAEMSDEELRGMTAKFREEIAGGRSLDDILPEAFAVVREASKRCMGMRHFDVQMIGGIVLHRGEIAEMRTGEGKTLVATLAVYLNALEGKGVHVVTVNDYLARRDAETMGVLYNFLGLSVGVIVPNLNEYERREAYNCDITYATNNELGFDYLRDNMKHDRDQMVHRPFNYAIVDEVDSILIDEARTPLIISGPTDDKSDLYVSVDAVVRQLIADESTYEADEKSKNVTLTEDGVEKAERLLESAGLLEGSNLYAIENTQVVHHLDQAMKANVMFKRDIDYIVKDGKVVIIDEFTGRMMDGRRWSNGLHQAVEAKEGVKIEPENQTMASITFQNYFRMYPKLCGMTGTAATEAAEFFDIYKMNVVTIPTNVPVQRIDEEDEFYKNTLDKFAAIAKLIREKNEIGQPVLVGTVSIEKSELLSEFLTKEGVKHNVLNARFHEMEAHIVAQAGRLGAVTIATNMAGRGTDIKLGGNLEFRIEDELRDMPEGPERDAIIAGFKAEIDAEKEKVLAAGGLCVIGTERHESRRIDNQLRGRSGRQGDPGLSKFYLCLEDDLLRIFGPDTMFSKLMNSNLADGEAIGSRWLSKAIETAQKKVEARNYDVRKQVVEYDDVMNDQRKVIYEQRADIMDAQAMDEVVHDMRHDTVNALVGTACPPGSYPEVWDIEGLTNAARFTLGIEAPIADWVHAEDGIEPETIEERLAEMADAHMADKIARNDPEIWRQVEKSVLLERLDHHWKEHLATLDALRQVVFLRAYAQKTPINEYKQEAFGLFERMIEQIREDVTRILSTAELQFSQPEPAALPELPDFLTTHIDPFTGQNDAVPAAQSGFDPSGFDPSRIDPAYSRNAPCPCGSGQKYKHCHGAVV
- a CDS encoding energy transducer TonB, with protein sequence MAAPSVVSVPPAPLMPPPQSAVETLPRGPRPKDGTAGWIRPGDYPALAVKNGESGVVGFTLTIDAKGAVNNCVVVSTSGSAALDRATCDLISARAQFQPALDGAGKPVAGSYTNRTRWILPPPATLPQPGELIFHYVVETDGRQTECHVEKATGAMEARFKQIGEGCPAVRFREPFKDAQGNPVRRHVTLRQSLVVEP
- a CDS encoding acyltransferase family protein; this translates as MSQTTRTAAPVGRLPLLDALRGVAALGVVLHHEAPLYGAPGLFPRAYLAVDFFFMLSGFVLTLAFEPKLRGGLKASDFMLRRAARLWPVLAVGVLIGAGWRLSVGATGHLWLLTLCGLLLVPLRRGPGGLFPINGPQWSLAYELLANAVHALVLARLGNRLLLVFVLACAAVLAWGAYVWGSVGLGDTGRNWWGGFARVGFGYGLGVWLGRQFAAGRVPVAPLGAWAGGLLLPLALFSLPWWPLSVVPGDLLGVFVIFPPALWCAAHVSLRGPGLRIADALGRLSYPAYAIHGPVLIWGASLARAHGAQAAMIRPLTLVAVLVLAVLLAISPLAHGIPAHRFTRRRKG
- the argJ gene encoding bifunctional glutamate N-acetyltransferase/amino-acid acetyltransferase ArgJ codes for the protein MSHAISPLATPFPALPAIAGATPRVARARYKEWDRCDLTYVELDENTAVAGVFTRNICCSSEVELGRANVKQGRARALIVNAGNSNAFTGYRGREAVEQIMDQVAAHLGCAREQVFVSSTGVIGVPLPKDKAKEGVNNALTTAPCSWEDAANTIGTTDTFAKGATATAIIGGKTVTFSAIIKGSGMIAPDMATMLGYIFTDAAINPVFLQELLTKAANETFNCITVDSDTSTSDTVLAFATGKAGNTIINCEGCEGADAFAAALTDVCRQLAHLVVKDGEGAQKFIAVSVTGAVSDESARRIGMAIANSPLVKTAIAGEDANWGRIVMAVGKAGEPADRDRLSIGFGGVWQAKDGQPLPDYDEAPVAAHLKGQEISIEVDIGLGEGRATVWTCDLTHGYISINADYRS
- a CDS encoding glutathione S-transferase family protein, coding for MLTIWGRLNSHNVKKVVWAAVETGQEWVRHDIGGSFGYSPEYLAMNPNRLVPTLVEDDFSLWESNAILRYLADAHAPHLWPQGLRARALADKWMDWQFTFADAQRDGFLQMVRVAEADRDAAKIERTIAETNKLMRIMDNALAGQEFLTGADFGIADIPMGAYAYTWFKLGFAREDVPHIRRWFDAVSARPGFQYVAIPLT
- a CDS encoding inositol monophosphatase family protein — encoded protein: MTDTLSEAVHDVMADAAARAIRPRYQHLAAADIIEKAADDLVTVADRESEAILAEGLARILPEAAIVGEEAAFADPSIMGRLGSDLCWIIDPLDGTNNFAHGRAPFGILVALAQGGETIGGWIYDVLSGRFCHARIGEGAYLNGERLTARPTGQNPAIAAISVIFADPARRAALMDHIAPHYQLVDIPRCAAEQYPRLATGVNDVSLFERTLAWDHAAGVLFLNEAGGKAARFDGTPYRVDEDRRGLIGASSPALWDELAERMAAI
- a CDS encoding DUF1294 domain-containing protein; the encoded protein is MISGYIPLALLLVNARTIHLFWQDKRYAREGRRRIPESSLLMMAAIGGTPGALIARQWFRHKTRKQPFSTHLWLIAAIQAGLLIGCFVPY
- the trxA gene encoding thioredoxin gives rise to the protein MATIKVTDASFSTDVLASDKPVVVDFWADWCGPCKMIGPALEELSEELGEEVTIAKVDIMENTETASQFGVQSIPLLLVFKDGKPVAQKLGAAPKSQLKAWIQGAL